The Medicago truncatula cultivar Jemalong A17 chromosome 4, MtrunA17r5.0-ANR, whole genome shotgun sequence genome includes a region encoding these proteins:
- the LOC25491237 gene encoding KH domain-containing protein HEN4, with translation MSNNNKRRYHVPPTQPDTVFRILCPAAKSDSLLSLSGDGVKILIDDFAGDVTSSDERIVVIISAAAEESAAQLALIRVFERIVEKDNNEENNKKSNSSVGCRLLAPSYQVGCVLGRGGKIVEKIRQESGAQVRILPKDHSPIPPPGDEFIQITGNFNAVKKALLAVSSCLQDNVGNSGGFKSSGGAQVEPYPQRGPHPPDHHSRGYSSFPGSENARPAHRMFVEEEVVYKMLCQQDKVGSLIGKGGSVVRALQNETGASIQIVDAGPDSDERVVVISALENSDQKHSPAQDAVIRVHGRLTEIGFEHSNAVVARLLVRSPQVGCLLGKGGHVISEMRRVTGANIRIFSKEQIKYISHNEEVVQVIGTLQSVQDALFHITSRIRETIIPMKNTPPNFGAPPPVPPFPDTPPPPLYRPRNHMLPSGHPPPHGIDHPAGPPMPPPPPHGIDHLTGPPMPVDHQHAFSHGMGRGPPNMDRVPYPRGYEGPNSPRSRNPQAVNRGNPGATADTFNLTSRNGNPGMTGNSLQNPNNSPVEITIPHMYLIHVYGENNSTLNQIRQISGANVVIHDPIPGATEGLVIVSGTQDQIHSAQCLIQGFIFCGLTAP, from the exons ATGTCAAACAACAACAAGCGACGCTATCATGTTCCTCCGACACAACCCGACACCGTTTTCCGCATTCTCTGTCCCGCCGCTAAATCCGATTCTCTACTCTCCCTCTCCGGTGACGGCGTCAAGATTCTAATTGACGACTTCGCCGGAGATGTCACTTCCTCCGATGAGCGTATCGTTGTTATTATCTCCGCCGCGGCCGAGGAATCCGCTGCACAGCTTGCTTTGATTAGGGTTTTTGAGAGAATAGTGGAGAAAGATAATAATGAGGAGAATAATAAGAAATCGAATTCTTCGGTTGGGTGTAGATTGTTAGCTCCTAGTTATCAGGTTGGGTGTGTGCTTGGTAGAGGTGGTAAGATTGTTGAAAAGATTAGGCAAGAAAGTGGTGCTCAGGTTAGGATTTTGCCTAAAGATCATTCTCCTATTCCTCCTCCTGGTGATGAGTTCATTCAG ATAACCGGAAATTTTAACGCAGTAAAGAAAGCACTTCTCGCAGTTTCAAGCTGTCTTCAGGATAATGTAGGCAATTCTGGTGGTTTTAAATCGTCTGGCGGTGCTCAAGTTGAACCTTATCCTCAACGGGGTCCTCATCCTCCTGATCATCATTCCAGAGGTTATTCTTCTTTTCCGGGTTCTGAGAACGCTAGACCTGCTCATAGAATGTTTGTGGAAGAGGAAGTTGTCTATAAGATGCTGTGTCAGCAAGATAAAGTTGGTAGTCTTATTGGGAAAGGTGGTTCTGTGGTGCGGGCTTTACAAAACGAAACTGGTGCATCTATACAAATAGTTGATGCTGGACCCGATTCAGATGAGCGTGTGGTCGTCATCTCTGCGCTAGAG aattCTGACCAAAAGCATTCTCCTGCTCAAGATGCTGTTATTCGCGTTCATGGTCGACTTACAGAGATTGGATTTGAGCATAGTAATGCAGTTGTTGCTAGGCTCCTTGTGCGTTCACCACAGGTAGGGTGCCTCTTGGGCAAGGGAGGTCATGTTATCTCAGAAATGCGAAGAGTCACTGGTGCCAATATACGTATCTTTTCGAAGGAACAAATTAAGTACATTTCTCACAACGAAGAAGTTGTACAG GTTATCGGGACCTTACAATCTGTGCAAGATGCTTTGTTTCACATAACCAGCAGAATTCGAGAAACTATTATCCCAATGAAGAACACTCCTCCAAATTTTGGTGCACCACCACCCGTGCCACCGTTCCCCGATACACCCCCTCCTCCTTTATATAGGCCAAGAAATCACATGTTACCTTCTGGACATCCTCCTCCTCATGGGATTGACCATCCAGCTGGTCCCCCTATGCCTCCTCCACCTCCTCATGGAATTGACCATCTAACTGGTCCCCCAATGCCTGTTGATCATCAGCATGCATTTTCACATGGTATGGGTCGCGGTCCGCCAAACATGGATCGAGTTCCTTATCCTCGTGGTTATGAAGGACCCAATTCTCCAAGATCACGGAATCCTCAG GCAGTTAACAGAGGAAATCCAGGGGCAACAGCTGATACTTTTAATTTGACTTCAAGAAATGGGAATCCTGGAAT GACTGGAAACTCATTACAGAATCCAAATAACTCACCCGTTGAGATTACCATCCCTCATATGTATTTAATCCATGTGTACGGGGAGAACAACAGCACCCTAAATCAAATTCGCCAG ATCTCTGGTGCAAACGTGGTTATTCATGATCCAATACCTGGGGCAACAGAAGGACTGGTGATTGTATCTGGAACACAAGATCAAATTCACTCTGCTCAATGCCTAATTCAAGGTTTTATTTTTTGCGGACTGACTGCACCTTAG
- the LOC25491240 gene encoding mannosyl-oligosaccharide 1,2-alpha-mannosidase MNS1 — protein MARGSRSVSSGSSKWRYCNPAYYLKRPKRLAMLFIVFVSVSFVVWDRQTLVREYQVEVAELQKEITDLHNLLEESNKVHGGTVRKLDLKGKTNKSTKEVLDDPIDIQRREKVKDAMLHAWSSYEKYAWGQDELQPQSKSGVNSFGGLGATLIDSLDTLYIMGLDEQFQKARDWVANSLDFNKDYEASVFETTIRVVGGLLSTYDLSGDKIFLDKARDIADRLLPAWNTPTGIPYNIINLSQGRAHNPGWTGGESILADSGTEQLEFIALSQRTGDPKYQQKVENVITVLNKTFPDDGLLPIYINPHSGTTGYSPITFGAMGDSFYEYLLKVWVQGNKTPAVKLYRDMWEKSMKGLLSLIRKSTPSSFTYICEKSGGSLTDKMDELACFAPGMIALGSSGYGPDDSQKFMSLAEELAWTCYNFYQSTPTKLAGENYFFHSGEDMSVGTSWNILRPETVESLFYLWRLTGNKTYQDWGWNIFQAFEKNSRIESGYVGLKDVNTGVKDNMMQSFFLAETLKYLYLLFSPSSVIPLDEWVFNTEAHPLRIVTRNEAEPVKNSNEKQKSFPRIGGRKEGRSG, from the exons ATGGCGAGAGGAAGTAGATCAGTGAGTAGTGGTAGCAGTAAATGGAGATACTGTAATCCAGCTTATTACTTGAAGCGTCCTAAGCGTCTTGCTATGCTTTTCATCGTTTTTGTTTcagtttcttttgttgtttgggATCGTCAAACTTTAGTCAGAGAATACCAG GTTGAAGTTGCTGAGCTACAGAAAGAAATAACCGACTTGCATAATTTG TTGGAAGAGTCAAATAAAGTGCACGGTGGCACTGTCAGGAAGCTTGACTTGAAGGGAAAAACTAACAAGTCCACTAAAGAAGTCTTGGATGATCCCATTGATATCCAGAGAAGGGAAAAAGTAAAAGATGCAATGCTTCATGCTTGGAGTTCTTATGAGAAATATGCATGGGGACAAGATGAACTACAG CCACAGTCAAAAAGTGGTGTCAATAGCTTTGGAGGTCTTGGAGCAACTTTAATTGATTCTCTTGATACACTATACATTATGGGTCTCGATGAACAGTTTCAGAAAGCCCGAGA CTGGGTTGCAAACTCTCTGGATTTTAACAAGGATTATGAAGCAAGTGTTTTCGAGACAACCATAAG AGTAGTAGGTGGCCTTCTTAGTACATATGATCTTTCAGGCGACAAAATTTTCCTTGACAAAGCTAGAGATATTGCAGATAGATTACTGCCTGCATGGAACACACCTACAGGAATTCCTTATAACATAATCAACTTGTCACAAGGACGTGCACACAATCCTGGATGGACTGGG GGTGAGAGTATTTTGGCAGATTCTGGCACTGAACAACTAGAGTTCATTGCTCTATCTCAAAGGACCGGAGACCCAAAGTATCAGCAGAAG GTTGAGAATGTAATAACAGTGCTTAATAAAACATTCCCTGATGATGGATTACTTCCTATCTATATCAATCCTCATAGTGGAACAACAGGCTACTCTCCTATCACATTTGGCGCCATGGGTGATAG TTTTTATGAATACTTGCTTAAAGTTTGGGTACAAGGGAATAAGACTCCAGCTGTAAAACTTTATAG AGATATGTGGGAGAAATCAATGAAAGGCCTGTTAAGTTTGATTCGGAAGTCAACGCCGTCTTCCTTTACTTATATATGTGAGAAGAGCGGAGGATCTCTCACCGACAAA ATGGATGAACTAGCCTGCTTTGCTCCAGGGATGATTGCTTTGGGATCGTCTGGTTATGGTCCTGATGATTCACAGAAGTTTATGTCACTTGCTGAAGAG CTTGCTTGGACATGTTATAACTTCTACCAATCAACTCCAACAAAATTGGCTGGAGAGAACTATTTCTTTCATTCTGGAGAG GACATGAGTGTGGGTACATCATGGAATATCCTAAGGCCAGAGACAGTTGAGTCACTCTTTTACCTTTGGCGCCTAACCGGCAACAAGACATACCAAGACTGGGGTTGGAATATATTTCAAGCTTTTGAGAAGAACTCTCGCATAGAGTCAGGCTATGTTGGACTAAAGGAT GTTAACACTGGCGTTAAAGACAACATGATGCAAAGTTTCTTTCTTGCGGAGACACTGAAGTATCTTTATCTTCTCTTTTCGCCTTCTTCGGTCATTCCATTAGATGAATGGGTATTCAACACAGAAGCACACCCTTTGAGGATTGTGACAAGGAACGAAGCGGAACCTGTTAAGAACTCAAATGAGAAGCAAAAATCTTTTCCTAGAATAGGTGGCAGAAAGGAAGGTCGGTCGGGTTAG
- the LOC25491241 gene encoding metal tolerance protein C4 codes for MLTSYNLLRSRFRCSHQHWFCTIVALKPEPPQPPPFTVTTTTTSSYLLPSRRFLFLGFDSRRHLHHSHHHSFHRSFFTRAKPAATIIEFNDKHSQRAVKTALWCNFLVFSLKFGVWLASSSHVMLAEVVHSVADFANQALLAYGLSSSRRAPDAIHPYGYSKERFVWSLISAVGIFCLGSGATVVNGVQNLWVAQAPENMQLAALVLCGSFVIEGASLIVAIQAVKEGANAEGMKLRDYIWRGHDPTSVAVMTEDGAAVTGLAIAGASLVAVHYTGNAIYDPIGSILVGNLLGMVAIFLIQRNRHALIGRAMDDHDMEKVLQFLKKDPVVDALYDCKSEVIGPGFFRFKAEIDFNGEMVVQNYLQRTGREDWAKQFREAAKLSDDAALTNIMSNYGEEVVTALGSEVDRLEKEIQNLVPGIRHVDIEAHNPTESSLSS; via the exons ATGTTAACATCCTATAACCTTCTTCGTTCTCGCTTTCGTTGTTCTCATCAACATTGGTTTTGTACCATTGTTGCTCTCAAACCTGAACCTCCTCAACCGCCACCGTTCACCGTcacaaccaccaccacctcctcctatTTGCTTCCTTCTAGACGATTCCTTTTTCTCGGATTTGATTCTCGCCGACATCTTCATCATAGTCATCATCACTCTTTCCATCGAA GTTTCTTTACAAGAGCTAAACCAGCAGCTACAATTATTGAGTTCAACGATAAACACag tCAGCGAGCTGTAAAAACTGCATTGTGGTGtaactttcttgttttttcACTCAAATTTGGAGTATGGTTAGCTTCCTCTAGTCATGTTATGTTAGCTGAAGTTGTGCATTCGGTTGCCGATTTTGCAAACCAG GCGCTACTTGCTTATGGTCTATCTAGCTCTAGGCGTGCACCAGATGCTATTCATCC TTATGGATATTCCAAGGAAAGATTTGTTTGGTCATTGATATCTGCTGTTGGGATATTTTGTCTTGGTTCTGGTGCCACGGTTGTTAATGGAGTTCAAAACTTGTGGGTTGCACAG GCCCCTGAGAATATGCAATTAGCAGCTTTGGTGTTATGTGGTTCATTCGTCATTGAAG GTGCCTCTCTTATTGTTGCGATTCAAGCTGTCAAGGAAGGTGCAAATGCAGAGGGAATGAAATTAAGAGACTATATTTGGCGTGGACATGATCCTACATCTGTTGCAGTAATGACAGAG GATGGTGCTGCAGTAACTGGCCTTGCTATTGCTGGGGCATCATTGGTGGCAGTGCACTATACCGGAAATGCCATTTATGATCCCATAGGCTCAATCTTGGTTGGCAACTTACTTGGAATG GTAGCCATATTTCTTATCCAAAGAAACCGACATGCTTTGATTGGTAGAGCTATGGACGACCACGATATGGAAAAAGTACTccagtttttgaaaaaagacCCG GTTGTAGATGCTCTCTATGATTGCAAAAGTGAAGTTATTGGGCCTGGATTCTTCAGATTTAAAGCAGAAATAG ATTTTAACGGAGAGATGGTGGTGCAAAATTATCTTCAAAGGACTGGACGTGAGGACTGGGCCAAACAG tTTCGTGAAGCTGCAAAGCTGAGTGACGATGCTGCCTTGACAAACATTATGTCAAATTATG GTGAGGAAGTAGTTACAGCATTAGGAAGTGAAGTTGATAGGTTAGAGAAGGAGATCCAGAATCTTGTTCCTGGTATCCGGCATGTCGATATTGAGGCCCACAATCCAACAGAGTCATCTTTGTCaagttaa